ttattttaagtgcgtttgataacaattatttttccaccacttaaattaataaattaagttaaaaagcacttattttggtaagtcaaaatatttgacttaacattttaagttaaacattatcaactaatatttttataataattatatcactcaatattttcagcacttaaaatattcagcacttaaaattcagtacttattttttcagcacttaattttcagttttatcaaacagcaccttagTAACAAAGTTCAACAAAATTCGTTAGGATTTGTTATACCAACTGTATTGTGATAAAGCTGTactaaggctctgttctttattactgaaaaaaactgaactgaactgaactgaactgaactgaactgaatgctactgaactgaactgaatgatactgaatactgaactgagctgaatttaactgaatgctactaaacttaactgaatgataccgaacttaaccgaatttaatcgaacgtaacaataatgatgatattagactttaaaataatttaatgataatattggacattaataagcttataataataataataataataatatttctaccaaaaaaaataatatcaataataaataaacatattattaaagattaaactaaattaaatatcaaataaaatctaggctcgataaaatcctatgacattaaataaaaatgagtctaatttaaattaaaaatataaattacatacaaacacaaatttatatataatttaaagcctatgaaattaaatacaaatttttatatgaatacacactcttaactttttattacaattaagtattaaggtacaaaaatacctttaacgttttgggtccggggttattttactcctaacgtctaaatatgaattttcatatgaatacaaaatcttgactcaatttatcaatgttaagggtaaaattgctattggcttctaatattagggataaaattgcactatttgagatattaaggtagttgagccagttaattttttagagcattgtaatgtaaacgtattaatataatatttatttacttttcgcaaaatttgcaaataagttgcaccaaataattataattataataaataatgataatatatataatgacaaagcataaaaagttctggggtatcttgtcaggtattaaactcgccattcgcatgggtgttaaaaagctctcggtggaatctgataatctggaggctattaacaggatttcagatagccagactgtttgtctgaagagccagaatctcatcaaagctattttgaggcttcgtcctgcctttgagtatcttaatttctcccatatttttagggagcaaaaccgcgtggcggatcgcttagcagctgctgggcatgggagaatgttaggtgtttctaccctatctgttcctccttcttttcttttgccttctctcctagaggataggattggagtcagccttcctagactgatcccggtgtaggttttttgttggttttgtttttttcctttcctttcttaccaaaaaaaaataaattatatataaatataattataatgaaaatagataaattaatatataataaattataataattataataaattgctgaaattataaataaataatgataataataataaattatatataaataataataatatataataattataataaataatgataaattattgaatactgaaactgaatactgaactgaactgaactgaactgaactgaactgattgttactgaaattaagtaataaagaacagggcctaactGTATCTGAAATTGTACTAAGaccctgttctttatcacttaatttcagtaacaatcagttcagttcagttcagcattcagtttcaacattcagtttcagtattcagtaatttatcattatttattatattatcattatttatatataataattattattatttatctataatttatcattatttattattattattatttatagtttatcattatctataaattagataaaagtcaagaaatgattgtttattaaagtatatatggtttaataaaaaaaaataaaactaaagtatgcatcatatttaaaaattaggaattgcatccatattatgaattatttctcaaatttatccaatttatcaatgttagggataaaattccaccattttagacgttagagataaaattacttctgacccaaaacgttatttttgcactttaacccttaattaaaataaaaagttaagagtttgtattcatatgaagatttgtatttaatttcataagctttaaattatatataaatttgtgtttgtatgtaatttgtatttttaatttaaattagacttatttttatttaatttcataggcttttatcgagccaagattttatcatcccgggcttttatttgatattcaatttagttttatctttaataatatatttatttattattgatattattaaatttattagaaccattattattattattataagttcattaatgtccaatattatcatgaaaattattttaaagtctaatatcatcattattgttaagttcggttaagttgttggaaaattttgaataaaattatttagtaatttaaataccaacaaacacctcatttcatgaacagtcgtgtcaatcgtgaacagtcgtgttcatacgtgaacagtcgtgtctgtccgtgtacagtcgtCTTCGTTCGTGAAAAGATATATCTtttgagttctatttatatagaatgggattgtcaaattcacaaTCAGTTGAAAGGTTTTGAAAAAGCTGTTGAAAAAACTCTTTGTCAGTTCACAgtgtcttgttttcctactccggtgataactaggctacacacggtttgagttcgcttgcgtaatctgttgggagacgatcgtcaatagtgacgacatctgtcttaagaaaCTGTTAATACAAGCCTCAAATTTGTCTAACTCCATTATTTTGATTTTCTGTTTACTGTTAATATGTTTTTTCTATGTtcgttttattttttggttaatcacatcctaCAATCTTAAAACAGATCTATGATTTATGTTTTGTGATTTCCAAAGTTACACATGAAAAAACCAGACAGATTGAAAGGACCTCTTTGTTTTCATGAACATGAAGACAAGCATGGCTGCTGTATTTATTCACATGGTTATCTACGGTTTGTTTTactgaaaaaaatataatatacgAGATTATTATAATGTTGACTAATGATGTTATTGTAAATAattgttttctgttttgaaaGAACAGGGAAAATGCATGTATACGGGATGAACTCAAAGGGAAGTCCAGCCTTTAAGCTTAAATATTATATTGATATCATCAACAAACCCAATTCCTCCTTGGGTTCCTCCTGTTAATGAAATGGGTTGAATATtacttttcattttcatttgagtattattttcatgaaatGCAAAAGTTAAATATCAATATTTTATATGTGTTTGTGTGCATTGTTGAATCTATGGCAGCAAAATTAAAGTTGGTAAATTAGCAGAACATCAGAAGAGGATATTCTGATCATTCCTTCTAATCCATGCATTGAAGTTGATATTATTGTTTTTAGAATTTTGCTTTATTTCTCTTTTGATACCTGCAACTTTTGTAGTTGGTTTGACGAATAGGAATAAGATGATGGATTATCTTGACGAACAAATTATAATTGGAAATTATATTGGGGCAAAGTGGacatcatttaaaaaaaatatatagtttatatttttgttatgtATCTGTTTGTTTAAACAGATTATAATTttctgattctaacttgatttgTTTAGAATTTTAGGAAGGAAAAGTTATTAATTACAGTCCTGCTTCTGTTTGTTAAAACAGATGAATTGCTTTTTGACATGTGTTGGTACATGGATGTTTATTGAAGATGGATCCGGTTTTAAGAACACGGGCACTTCAATGGCTTTAAGCCTACTTGTACCAGTGGCAACGTTTGTAAGCCACAACTAAAAGTCTAGTTAAATTCATTGGTATGAATTTTAAGACTtgtgataaaagaaaatatgttttctttaaagatgatgatgatatgcGAAAATTCCATATTTGATATTCTCGCGCGCGTAGGGGTTGATATATATTAGAAATGTGAAATGTCACAAATCGAAAAATCTGAGCAATGATGTTATCTAGCCGAGTTAGACGCTGGTAGATGAACATTAGTTGGCtagatttaatttatgaaagtcACGAAAAATGTAGAAATCAAATTGCCTTAAAATAAGTACAAATCAAATTGCCTTAAAATAAGTACGTTACAATGATggaatcaaagaaaaacatcatATCAGTAGGTGAATATGCGGTATAAAAAGCTTCTGTATGATGAGTTACAGGTAGAAAAACTTCCGTGtgataacaccgttagtcaattgatctcaacgagtgtcatccttgttgattttgtagaatcaaaggataacacaatggatccgctaacctagaggttaaaccagatcaaattgaaaaatcatcgaaaggaatgagactaaagcccatagagaagaggcgttatgcgaaggaaaaccctacctagttgactggagatcccaagatctaggttcaaagggacaacctaattgcataaaccttgcgcgttcactgtgggggttaaaccctcgtccattcctagatgtaaacagtgacaccaacggaaaaaggttaagctatatgcttttaatgatacattgtgcgTCAGAAATTCTGAGCAAATAAAATCACCTATGTTAGAGTGAAATGGGGTCGCTTCGATGGAGACTAGTGGGGCCTAGTTATCTTAAACTCTCGCAGAACCAGAcgatgttcatgaccataacgaacataaccatgagaaccatACCGTGTTATGTTGATATCTGTGTGGGGTATATCACTGTTTACACAAACGGCAGAATAGTTCAAAACATCGCGTCTACTAGTCagccagtaaagtaaatatactttcacaagggaaTGTTCAAGTCACATTAGctacctatcctatgcagatatcTCCTGTAGAAACTTATCACCACATCCTAATCGTctcgtttttaattttattcatgtgggggattgttagaaaattttgaataaaattatttagtaatttaaataccaacaaacacctcatttcatgaacagtcgtgtcaATCGTGAACAGTCATGTCTGTCCTTGTATAGTCCTcttcgttcgtgaaaagacatatcttttaagttttatttatatagaatgagattgtcaaattcacaatcaattgaaaGGTTTTGAAAAAGCTGTTGAAAAAACTCTTTATCAGTTCACAgtgtcttgttttcctactccggtgataactactACACACAGTTTGAATTCGCTtacgtaatctgttgtatcctgagagacgatcgtcaatagtgacgacatctgtcttaaaGAAACTATTAATACATGCCTCAAATTTATCTAACTCCATTATTTTGATTTTCATTTTCTGTTTACTGTTAATATGTtttttctgtgttcgttttatttttttggttaatcacatcctaCAAATTCGGTAcgattcagttaaattcagtaatattcaattaaattcagtattcagtaatattcagttcagtattcagcaatattaaattcaattcagttcaatttttttcagcgataaagaataGAACCTAACAATGAAATCAtttctatcttcttctccttaaATGTACTTTTTCCCTAAAAAAAACTCTTTAGCCTCCTTGaccattttaaaatattaaaaaaaaaaaattaaatcttatcccattaattattataaaaaattatttttattatttaaataatttaaaacttttttgttattattaaaaataattgaactagTAATAATTTAACTACTCGAGAATGTAACGTATTAAGTTCCAtcatttattgaaaaaaaatgaaattaaaaataaaattgaattacTTTCAGAAAAAATCTTCTGAACTTGAACTTTTTGTGGTAGAAGTCGTGAAACTTGTGACATATATCGAAAAAGAAGAATTAAGAGATGAAATCACCATTAACCTTCAACATCACTAACTCTCTTGGAGGATAGGTTAACTTGAAGAAGAAAAGATGATATAAATCCACCTTGTTTTTTTAATGAGTTGTAATTTAGAGAGGAATTTGTTAAACAACTGATGAAACCATGTAGAGGAGTTTAGTTGTTTCTGATTCTTAAATCTTAAATGAAGGGTAATatgatattaaataaaatacaaatatataATCTTTTTATTTGCAATAATCAAGTCTCCACACACAGGAGTAAAAaagaaactctctctctctctctgtctatatatatatatatatatatatatatatatatatatataaaaagtagACACACACAAAACAAACACACAATATTATTAGGATCCAGAGGTAGAAATTAAGGATGGTGGCCACCTGGGAGTTTTTCCTTAATCTTGTCCATAATTCCTTTATGATCCTCCTGACCAGTGTAAGCACCAGGCGTAGTTGTAGAAGTAGCATGATCATGCTCGTCTTTCTTATGATGACCTGGCATCTTCTCCTTTATCTTCTCCTTCAACCctttcttccttcttccccCTTGTCCATCGTCCTCCGACTGCATTTTTCATTTTCCAATTAACATTCATTTAcaatcttttaattaattaataagaaaGAATTAGACAACTTACGGAGCTAGAGCTGGACGAGCTTCCAGAACGGTGAAGTCGATGATGCTCCTTATTCTCGATCGGATTTCCGTATTCATCTGTCTCTCTCCGGGACTGGGGAAGTGGATTACCGTATGCATCAGTAGTCGGCTCAACTGCACCAGAGTGACTTTGGAAGTGTGCcattttaattaacaaattacaaTAACCAACTGCTGAATTTTACCCTAAGCTGAAGAGGATATATATAGAGAGTTTAAAGGTAGCTGCATGCCTGTTGCTTCTTACACGTGCTGCACTCCAACTGACACGTTTCTACATACGTGTAACTACCCTTTCATCATTCTTCACTTTTTATGCTTCTCCATCGGTTCTAGATAATTCTCTCCTCGATCAACTTTCATATATCacaccttttctttcttttgtccATATCCTCTTTAAAGTTGTTTTTATATCTCATCCCAACTCACCTAAACATATGAATCTATTATCTATTATAATCTATAATTGTTAAATTTTACCATAATCTTTCAACGAATTAAtcaaataatttaatattaacgTTTTTGAACGGACTAGTTTGAAATTTCTaacaaatttatcaataaaatatacaatttttaaaatttgattgaTTATCTATAGATTTACCGCAATCAAATTCCTTATCACCGTATTCATTGGACAATTTTATTcctgatataaaaaaaaaattttaaaattggaaaatttgttttgagagaaaattcaaaatttagtcTAAACAGATGCAACATACCATTtgacccatggcgggaacggaccgttcccgcatccgttcccgccatgggtcggaCGGTACGCCGCATCCGTTTCCACCATGGGTCGAACGGTATACCGCATCCGTTTAcaccaaattttgaaatatgcaaaatcgtaaaaaatTTAGTGACggaaaatactaaatcatttaattttttatgacgaaaaatgaaaaattctcctattttttgtgacgaaaaatgtaaaatcatcatgaaaaatatgtattattttcatgagttctttggtaaaaagatgtaaatcttaatgtttccgactcgtaatcatccattttcggggttcAGATTGTcacacattatttttataatttaaattattgttgttcgagtttatgattttgatcaaaattatgaaaagGGTAAAAAAGTCCAAAAAAGACGGTGATAAGGAATTTGGTTGCGGTATTTAGCAGTTGACTTAtctatattagtaacacaataaatattttaaactttttttttttagtatctGAAAATTTAGATAAGGGTAGGTCTACTCACTTTCAAAGTCAGAACAAATCACAGACCTCGATGagaatttaaaatagaatttacaaattatctattaataaaaactaaattttgacgacatgaaaaataaagttttcttaatatatattctagcactattcaaaaaataaatttttcctttcaaaaaaTTCTTTCGTAAAATAACTTTTTAGGAAGCCTTTTCTTAAAAGAACGGTTTAAAAaacttttcttttaaaaaaattttcattttagaaaactttttattttttcctgGTATATCGTTCACTTAGAATTTCTAGAAGTGAATCTCATTTTCGTTCAGTAGAAACATCTTAAAAGAAACTAGGAAAAATCTTGAGGAAAACATGGAAAACTTAAAGTCACAAATATCATTATGTATGAGATTAAACAATTCCATTTTTCTTTCCACCACATGAAATGAAAACATCGTTAGTTTTATCTAAACACAAATTtcacatttatatttataatcaaTTTGGAATGGAGGGACTTGCAATTAATGCTTAAACTTATGTAGCTtcaataaaatagttataaCATCAACCTTAATTTAACAAGCATTAGTTGCTGTGGTGTAGTGGTTATTACGTTAGTCTTACACACTAAAGGTCCCCAGTTCGATCCTGGGCAGCAacatttttgttgttttttttttattcagatGGTATTTTAATCCAATAACTTTAATCTATTCAAGAGTCTCTCTGTGctatttctataattttttaatCGATTAAGAGCAAAATTCtttcaattaataaaaaagagcaaaatatcagttttttttttaatgaaatgaAGAGTATATTAGGccaaaaggaaaaataaatcatacaCATTAATTTCCATGGATTCATAGGATAATATTCATAAGAATAATATGAGCACTAAAACCCTTCACCCATGAAGTAAAAAAGTATGCGACATTTGTTACGCTCTTATGAATAAAATAGAAGTTACAAGTAGTAAAATGAGCACAAAGACTAATAACACCTGATAAGGTATGTGAAACAAGCCCATTTGAGCCCACTAAGAATACTGGTGAAGGTCCAAGCCCACTAACAGAGGTCTATAAATACACTCACTGAATTAAGGTAAAGGGATACATACATAGACATTTGCTCTCCGATCATATGCTTAGAAGTCACTTAGAACTAttaactgtcttgatcgtcggagtgtctGCAGGGACCGCTCCCCGCACAGGGACGTTACTCGCAGGATCCAAGGTGCCGAGGAGCTAACCAAGCCACTGTAGTTCGTTACCTAATTATTTGGTGTGGTGAGCGTGGACTACGAGTGACCTCAGCGCTTCGGAAAAATGCAAACGCCAACTGAATCCACCCAGCAAGAGAACCGGTCACCGGAGCAGCTAGCTCCATGACGAATGAATTGTGGTCTGCGCCGGCTCTTCCAATCTCCCCCAGGAACCTGGCCCCTTTAATGGAGGAGGTTGACCCGGCGGAGGAGGAAGCATACAACACCTCGCAGCTTCTCAGCACGATACACAGCTTTCAGACTACTCAGGCCGTACACATggcggctcagatgaagatcataaAACAGCAAAGAAGCCTGCAAGAAGAAAACGCTAAAATCTAGCAGTACCTCAAGGAGGCCTCAGAGCCGCGGCAAGCAAGCACGGCCGCAGGAGGGACCTACTGTCCCGAATGCATCCGTTGAAGTACCACCAGACAACCCGAATGCACTATCGGTGGGAAGAGTCGCGGGCTCCGAGCCCCTGACGGCTGCAAGCAGTGAAGATCTACTGGAGATGAAGATTCAATGTTTCCTAGAAAAGCAGGCACTCAGAGGAGTCATGGGAGGGAGCATCACGTCCAGCAAAACTCCGTTGGTGCAGCGAATCATCGAGACAATGTTTCCGCGAGACTGGAAGGCTCCTCGCTTGTCGCAATATTCGGGAACCGAAGACCCCAATGACCATGTGGCCTGTTTTATGAGCACCATTAACCTCTACTCCAAAGACAAGGAAATCATGTGCAAAGTTTTTCCTACTGCACTCTCTGCGAGCGCGCAAGAATGGTATCGGGGACTGGCGCCCGAATCCATCGACTCTTTCGATCTTTTGAAAGACCTCTTCCTCTCAAGGTTCGCTGTAGTCGCGAAAGTAAGAAAGATTAGTTCCGATCTCAATGGCCTCAAGCAACGAACCACCGAGCCATTACGCAATTTGCTCTCCAGATTCCACCACATGGCCTCTCAGGTCAAAGGGCTGAACCTAGAAGTGGCACATGATGCTCTCGCAAAGGGCACCTCTTGCGAACCCCTCAAGCATACATGTTTCCGGAAGATGCCTCGCTCTTTCGAGGAACTGATGACCATGACACAAACCTTCATCCGGTACGACGACTGCGATCGCCCTACAGGTTATGAGGAATCAGAGAAAGACAAGGCCATGGGGGATTCTCGGAGAGAGGAGAAAAGTAAGATGTCAAGAGATGTCTGCGATGGGGGACGGGGCCGTAAGGAGGAGGCTCCCCTTCTCTACCCCCGCGGATCGAAGCGGTTA
The DNA window shown above is from Euphorbia lathyris chromosome 1, ddEupLath1.1, whole genome shotgun sequence and carries:
- the LOC136203980 gene encoding dehydrin Rab15-like gives rise to the protein MAHFQSHSGAVEPTTDAYGNPLPQSRRETDEYGNPIENKEHHRLHRSGSSSSSSSSEDDGQGGRRKKGLKEKIKEKMPGHHKKDEHDHATSTTTPGAYTGQEDHKGIMDKIKEKLPGGHHP